From the genome of Miscanthus floridulus cultivar M001 chromosome 10, ASM1932011v1, whole genome shotgun sequence, one region includes:
- the LOC136484758 gene encoding disease resistance protein RPM1-like, giving the protein MAEAVLLALTKIGSVLADETAKKMLSKLSEKVNNLKDMNDKIELIRMQLTAMNNVIRKIGTVYLTDEVVKGWIGEVRKVAYHVEDVMDKYSYHTLQMEEEWFLKKYFIKASHYVLVFSQIAEEVIKIEKEIKKVIELKDLWFQPSQLVADQLIEMERQRSRDNFPLLIKDENLVGIEDNRRKLTEWLYSDELDSTVITVSGMGGLGKTTLVTNVYEREKINFPATAWMVASQTYTIEALLRKLLMKVGREEQVPPNIDKLDVHDLKEKIKQKLENKKCLIVLDDVWDQEVYLQMSDAFQNLQSSRIIITTRKNHVAALAQPTRRLDVQPLRNTQAFDLFCRRTFYNKEGHACPSDLVEVATSIVDRCQGLPLAIVSIASLLSSRAQTYYIWNQIYNQLRSELSKNDHVRAVLNLSYHDLSGDLRNCFLYCSLFPEDYPIPRESLVRLWVAEGFALSKENNTAEEVAEGNLMELIHRNMLVVLENDEQGRVSTCTMHDIVRDLALAVAKEERFGTANNYGAMILMGKDKYVRRLSSYGWKDSASLEVKLPRLRTLVSLGTISSSPNMLLSILSESSYLTVLELQDSEITEVPVSIGNLFNLRYIGLRRTKVRSLPDSVEKLLNLQTLDIKQTKIEKLPRGISKVKKLRHLLADRYADEKQSQFRYFIGMQAPKDLSNLVELQTLETVEASKDLAEQLKKLMQLRTLWIDNISAADCANIFASLSNMPLLSNLLISAKDENEPLCFEALKPRSTGLHRLIIRGQWAKGTLQCPLFRGHGRHLKYLALSWCHLSEDPLEMLAPQLPNLTNLRLNNMRSANTLVLPPGSFPHLKLLVLMHMPNVKKLVIGKGALPCIEGLYIVSLAELDKVPQGIESLRTLKKLSLVNLHRGFLTQWNKSGMHDKMQHVLEIRV; this is encoded by the coding sequence ATGGCAGAAGCAGTACTCCTTGCTCTGACAAAGATTGGTAGCGTTTTAGCAGATGAAACTGCCAAGAAAATGCTGTCCAAATTATCGGAAAAGGTTAATAATCTGAAGGATATGAATGACAAGATCGAGTTAATAAGAATGCAACTGACAGCCATGAACAATGTCATACGTAAGATTGGCACAgtatacctcactgatgaagtcgtCAAGGGTTGGATTGGGGAAGTGCGAAAGGTAGCCTATCATGTTGAGGATGTAATGGACAAGTACTCATATCACACACTTCAAATGGAGGAAGAATGGTTCCTGAAGAAGTACTTCATTAAAGCGTCACATTATGTCTTGGTTTTTAGTCAAATAGCAGAAGAGGTTATCAAGATTGAGAAGGAGATCAAGAAAGTTATAGAACTCAAAGACCTGTGGTTTCAGCCTTCACAGCTTGTTGCTGATCAGCTAATTGAGATGGAAAGACAACGTTCGCGCGATAACTTCCCACTACTCATTAAAGATGAAAATCTTGTGGGGATTGAAGATAACAGGAGAAAGCTCACCGAATGGCTGTATTCTGATGAGCTTGACAGCACAGTGATAACCGTATCAGGCATGGGTGGACTTGGAAAAACTACCCTTGTAACAAATGTTTACGAACGTGAAAAAATCAACTTTCCTGCTACAGCATGGATGGTCGCGTCCCAGACCTACACGATAGAAGCTCTGCTTAGGAAGTTACTCATGAAGGTTGGTCGTGAAGAGCAGGTGCCACCAAACATTGACAAATTGGATGTCCATGAtttgaaagaaaaaataaagCAAAAGCTCGAAAATAAGAAATGTTTGATTGTATTGGATGATGTCTGGGACCAGGAAGTGTACCTTCAAATGTCTGATGCATTCCAAAATCTTCAATCAAGTCGCATCATCATCACAACACGGAAGAATCATGTGGCTGCTCTTGCTCAGCCGACTCGTCGCCTTGATGTCCAGCCTCTGAGAAACACTCAGGCATTTGATCTCTTCTGCAGAAGGACTTTCTATAACAAGGAAGGCCATGCGTGCCCCAGTGACCTTGTCGAGGTTGCTACTTCTATAGTAGATAGGTGCCAGGGATTGCCACTAGCAATTGTATCAATTGCTAGCTTATTGTCTTCGAGGGCACAAACATATTACATCTGGAATCAAATTTACAATCAGCTTCGAAGTGAGCTATCAAAAAATGATCATGTCCGGGCAGTTTTGAACCTGAGCTACCATGATCTATCAGGAGACCTAAGAAATTGCTTCTTGTACTGCAGCCTCTTCCCTGAAGATTACCCTATCCCACGTGAGAGCCTCGTCAGGCTTTGGGTTGCAGAAGGCTTTGCATTGAGCAAAGAAAACAACACAGCAGAGGAGGTGGCTGAGGGAAACCTCATGGAGCTGATCCACCGCAATATGCTGGTAGTACTGGAAAATGATGAGCAGGGAAGGGTGAGTACATGTACAATGCATGATATTGTGCGAGATCTTGCCCTTGCTGTTGCGAAAGAGGAGAGGTTTGGCACTGCAAACAACTATGGAGCAATGATATTGATGGGCAAGGATAAGTATGTTAGACGCCTATCgtcatatggatggaaagacagTGCATCTCTAGAAGTCAAACTTCCACGCCTTCGAActctagtatcacttggaacaattTCATCCTCCCCAAACATGTTATTGTCAATTTTATCTGAATCCAGCTACCTTACTGTTCTCGAGCTACAAGATTCTGAGATTACCGAAGTGCCAGTATCTATAGGGAATCTCTTTAACCTACGTTACATCGGCTTGCGTCGTACAAAGGTCAGATCACTACCTGATTCTGTTGAGAAGCTTCTGAACCTCCAGACTCTGGATATCAAGCAAACAAAAATAGAGAAACTTCCACGAGGAATCTCTAAGGTTAAGAAGCTACGACACCTTCTAGCTGACAGATATGCTGATGAGAAGCAGTCACAGTTTCGGTACTTCATCGGGATGCAAGCGCCTAAAGATCTGTCGAACTTGGTAGAACTTCAGACTCTTGAGACTGTGGAAGCCAGCAAGGATTTGGCTGAACAGCTGAAGAAACTGATGCAGCTAAGGACTCTGTGGATTGACAACATTAGTGCTGCTGATTGTGCAAATATTTTTGCCAGCCTATCAAATATGCCACTCCTTTCCAACTTGCTTATTTCTGCAAAGGATGAAAATGAGCCACTTTGCTTTGAGGCACTCAAGCCAAGGTCCACAGGACTCCACAGGTTGATTATCAGAGGGCAATGGGCGAAGGGAACATTGCAGTGCCCACTATTTCGAGGCCATGGGAGACACCTCAAGTATTTAGCTCTAAGCTGGTGCCACCTTTCAGAAGATCCACTGGAGATGCTCGCTCCACAATTGCCAAACCTCACAAATCTGAGGCTCAACAACATGCGTAGTGCAAATACATTGGTTCTTCCTCCAGGATCATTTCCCCACCTAAAGTTGCTTGTCTTGATGCACATGCCAAATGTCAAGAAGCTGGTGATTGGAAAAGGTGCTCTCCCATGCATTGAAGGTCTGTACATTGTGTCCTTGGCGGAGCTGGATAAGGTCCCTCAAGGCATTGAATCGCTTCGCACCCTGAAGAAGCTCTCTCTTGTGAACCTGCATAGGGGCTTCCTGACTCAGTGGAACAAGAGCGGAATGCATGATAAGATGCAGCATGTCCTAGAGATTCGTGTTTAG